One Gordonia mangrovi genomic region harbors:
- a CDS encoding IclR family transcriptional regulator, with protein sequence MADERAESDRPGAVDRALQVMELIGVAGSAGVTELALELGVHKSTVSRILSSLEARGFVEQVPDGRKYRIGLTIVRLAGSTMATLDMTKCGQDTCDAVATQTGETTNLAVLNQSQAINVIEAAGSSSVALQTWVGQASPAYATSSGKVLLAELSETELREKLAGELERFTDATIVDIDELVEEVRTVKRRGWAMAVEELEVGLVAFAAPVRDHTGELVWALSVSGPRYRLDPDDAAKIVATVTTAAADLSRLFGYRAAGSAGA encoded by the coding sequence ATGGCAGACGAACGCGCAGAGTCCGACCGCCCGGGTGCAGTCGATCGGGCACTGCAGGTGATGGAGCTCATCGGTGTCGCCGGTTCGGCAGGTGTCACCGAGCTGGCCCTGGAGTTGGGCGTGCACAAGTCCACCGTCTCGCGCATTCTCTCGTCGCTGGAGGCGCGCGGATTCGTGGAGCAGGTGCCGGACGGGCGTAAGTATCGAATCGGGCTGACCATCGTCCGGCTGGCCGGATCGACCATGGCAACCCTCGACATGACCAAATGCGGTCAGGACACCTGCGACGCCGTGGCCACGCAGACCGGCGAGACCACCAACCTCGCGGTCCTCAACCAATCGCAGGCGATCAACGTCATCGAGGCGGCCGGCTCGTCGAGCGTCGCGCTGCAGACCTGGGTCGGGCAGGCGTCACCGGCGTACGCGACGTCGTCGGGCAAGGTGCTGCTCGCCGAGCTCTCCGAGACCGAACTCCGCGAGAAGCTGGCCGGCGAGCTCGAACGGTTCACCGACGCCACCATCGTCGACATCGACGAGCTGGTCGAGGAGGTTCGTACGGTCAAGCGCCGGGGCTGGGCGATGGCGGTCGAGGAGCTCGAGGTGGGGCTGGTCGCATTCGCCGCACCCGTCCGTGATCACACCGGAGAGCTGGTCTGGGCATTGAGCGTGTCGGGGCCGCGTTACCGTCTCGATCCCGACGACGCGGCAAAGATCGTGGCGACGGTGACCACCGCGGCCGCCGACCTCAGCCGGTTGTTCGGCTATCGCGCGGCCGGGTCGGCCGGCGCCTGA
- a CDS encoding type II toxin-antitoxin system VapC family toxin: MTAYLLDTNAFLWLVTMPAKMSDPAREALADQTNDLAVSAASCWEIAIKTRLGRFDGTPVLSSWTETLETMNVTDLSIDSADAAMAGQLAWDHRDPFDRMIVAQAARRGLTVATSDQRVLDGARTPVLDTRR; the protein is encoded by the coding sequence GTGACGGCATATCTGCTGGACACCAACGCCTTCTTATGGCTGGTCACGATGCCGGCGAAGATGTCCGACCCGGCCCGTGAGGCTCTTGCGGACCAGACCAACGACCTCGCCGTGTCCGCAGCCTCATGTTGGGAGATCGCGATCAAGACCCGGCTCGGCCGGTTCGACGGAACTCCAGTCCTGTCGTCGTGGACGGAGACCCTGGAGACGATGAACGTCACAGATCTCTCGATCGACTCCGCGGATGCGGCGATGGCGGGTCAGCTCGCGTGGGATCATCGTGACCCGTTCGACCGAATGATCGTCGCTCAGGCGGCACGTCGTGGACTCACCGTCGCGACGAGTGACCAGCGCGTCCTCGACGGCGCGAGAACACCCGTCCTCGACACCCGCCGATGA
- a CDS encoding type II toxin-antitoxin system Phd/YefM family antitoxin — MKVVTSTEAKARLNAILAEVERSGATVTITNHGRPVAVLSPAHARPRTFGQLPNVVVPESFDDPLPAEELAAWEGSR; from the coding sequence ATGAAGGTTGTCACCAGCACCGAGGCGAAAGCTCGGCTCAACGCGATCCTGGCCGAGGTCGAACGCTCCGGGGCCACCGTGACCATCACCAATCACGGCCGGCCCGTCGCCGTGCTCTCGCCTGCGCACGCACGGCCCCGCACCTTCGGTCAGCTGCCCAACGTCGTCGTGCCGGAGTCGTTCGACGACCCGCTCCCCGCCGAGGAACTCGCGGCCTGGGAAGGCTCGCGGTGA
- a CDS encoding GcvT family protein — MAAPKVVIVGAGIVGTSLADELTARGWTDVTVLDRGPLFATGGSTSHAPGLVFATNPSKTMTELASYTIEKFSSLEHPDGWCFNPVGGLELATTPERWDDLHRKAGWAASRGVEHHLINAAECAAMYPLIDRDLVLGGLHTPNDGLAKAMRAVEAQAHRAMSRGAVFRSEQEVIDVVENNGEVCGVRTANGVVDADIVVCCTGFWGREFGRRVGLTIPLVPMAHQYAITTAVDSRRGINSALTEASLPILRHQDHDLYYREHGDRIGIGYYGHRPMPSDVGNLDYDSKISLDEMPSKLMFTPDDFDDAWQHTVALLPELGGGKVEEGFNGIFSFTPDGHSIMGEHRDLAGFWVAEAVWVTHSAGVAKTMAEWMIDGTPGVDVHETDLYRFEDEALSDDVILTTSSQSFVEVYDIVHPHDQRRAPRNVRTSPFHDRAADLGAQFWESGLWERPAWFEANRPLLDQKVADGLQIPHRDSWSARHWSPISVAEAAHTRSHVAVYDMTPLTRFELSGPGALALLQQLTTNKLDKSVGSVTYTLMLDDKGGVRSDLTVARLAEDVFQVGANGPLDFDWIGRHLPADGSVTLRDITAATCCLGLWGPLARDVLAPLTPADLTNDGLRYFRAMTTTVGAVPVTLMRVSYVGELGWEIYTSAANGRALWDTLMSAGEPHGIIAAGRIAFNSLRIEKGYRSAGTDMTIEHTPAAAGLDFAVRMSKEDFVGKSALAERGAPKTLRTLRFTDPAAVVLGKEPVAVDGVVVGYITSAGWSATIGACLAYAWLPTDVADGAEVGVAYQTTRYAAVVVADPVVDPEMARVRG, encoded by the coding sequence ATGGCTGCACCGAAAGTCGTGATCGTCGGCGCCGGCATCGTCGGCACCTCCCTGGCCGACGAACTCACCGCGCGCGGTTGGACCGACGTCACGGTCCTCGACCGCGGCCCGCTCTTCGCCACCGGCGGCTCCACCTCGCACGCACCCGGTCTCGTCTTCGCGACCAACCCGTCCAAGACGATGACCGAGCTCGCCTCCTACACGATCGAGAAGTTCTCGTCGTTGGAGCATCCCGACGGCTGGTGCTTCAATCCGGTGGGCGGCCTCGAGTTGGCCACCACCCCCGAGCGGTGGGACGACCTGCACCGCAAGGCCGGCTGGGCCGCGTCCCGCGGTGTCGAGCACCACCTCATCAACGCCGCGGAGTGCGCCGCGATGTACCCGCTGATCGACCGCGATCTGGTCCTCGGCGGCCTGCACACCCCCAACGACGGCCTCGCCAAGGCGATGCGCGCCGTGGAGGCCCAAGCGCACCGGGCCATGTCGCGGGGTGCGGTGTTCCGCAGCGAGCAGGAGGTGATCGACGTCGTCGAGAACAACGGCGAGGTGTGCGGCGTACGCACCGCGAACGGCGTCGTCGACGCCGACATCGTGGTGTGCTGCACCGGGTTCTGGGGACGCGAGTTCGGCCGGCGGGTGGGGCTGACCATTCCGCTGGTGCCGATGGCCCACCAGTACGCGATCACCACCGCCGTCGACTCCCGACGCGGCATCAACTCCGCACTGACCGAGGCCTCGCTGCCGATCCTGCGGCATCAGGACCATGACCTCTACTACCGCGAGCACGGTGACCGCATCGGCATCGGCTACTACGGGCACCGCCCGATGCCCTCGGATGTGGGCAATCTCGACTACGACAGCAAGATCTCGCTCGACGAGATGCCGTCGAAGCTCATGTTCACCCCGGACGACTTCGACGACGCGTGGCAGCACACCGTCGCGTTGCTGCCCGAGCTAGGCGGCGGGAAGGTGGAGGAGGGCTTCAACGGCATCTTCTCGTTCACCCCCGACGGACATTCGATCATGGGTGAACACCGCGACCTCGCAGGCTTCTGGGTCGCCGAGGCCGTCTGGGTCACCCATTCCGCCGGCGTGGCGAAGACCATGGCCGAGTGGATGATCGACGGTACACCCGGCGTCGACGTGCACGAGACCGACCTCTACCGCTTCGAGGATGAGGCGCTGTCCGACGACGTCATCCTCACCACCAGCTCCCAGTCGTTCGTCGAGGTCTACGACATCGTCCACCCGCACGACCAGCGCCGCGCACCACGCAACGTCCGCACCAGCCCCTTCCACGACCGGGCGGCCGACCTCGGCGCACAGTTCTGGGAGAGCGGACTGTGGGAGCGCCCCGCCTGGTTCGAGGCCAACCGGCCACTGCTCGACCAGAAGGTCGCCGACGGCCTGCAGATCCCGCACCGCGACTCCTGGTCGGCCCGGCACTGGTCGCCGATCTCGGTCGCCGAGGCCGCGCACACGCGCAGCCACGTCGCCGTGTACGACATGACCCCGCTGACCCGGTTCGAACTCTCCGGGCCGGGCGCCCTCGCACTGCTGCAGCAGCTCACCACGAACAAGTTGGACAAGTCCGTGGGTTCGGTGACGTACACGCTGATGCTCGACGACAAGGGTGGCGTCCGTTCGGATCTGACCGTCGCCCGCCTCGCCGAGGACGTGTTCCAGGTGGGTGCCAACGGCCCGCTGGACTTCGACTGGATCGGCCGGCATCTCCCGGCGGACGGTTCGGTGACGTTGCGCGACATCACCGCGGCCACCTGCTGCCTCGGACTGTGGGGGCCGCTGGCGCGCGATGTGCTGGCACCACTGACCCCCGCCGACCTGACCAATGACGGGTTGCGGTACTTCCGCGCGATGACCACCACCGTCGGCGCGGTCCCGGTGACGCTGATGCGGGTGTCGTACGTGGGTGAACTCGGCTGGGAGATCTACACGTCCGCGGCCAACGGCCGCGCCCTGTGGGACACCCTGATGTCGGCGGGTGAGCCACACGGCATCATCGCGGCCGGCCGGATCGCCTTCAACAGTCTGCGTATCGAGAAGGGGTACCGCTCGGCGGGTACCGACATGACCATCGAACACACGCCCGCCGCCGCCGGACTCGACTTCGCCGTGCGGATGTCCAAGGAGGATTTCGTCGGAAAGTCCGCACTCGCCGAACGCGGAGCTCCGAAGACCCTGCGCACCCTGCGGTTCACCGATCCGGCCGCCGTGGTCCTCGGCAAAGAGCCGGTCGCGGTGGATGGGGTCGTGGTCGGCTACATCACCAGTGCCGGATGGTCGGCGACCATCGGCGCCTGCCTCGCATATGCCTGGTTGCCCACCGATGTCGCCGACGGCGCCGAAGTCGGCGTCGCCTACCAGACCACCCGCTACGCAGCCGTCGTCGTCGCCGACCCGGTGGTCGATCCCGAGATGGCGCGGGTGAGGGGATGA